GAGGACCCCGCGCCGGGCCGTCCCGGGCCCGCCGACACATCATGAAGAACGCCACGAGGACCGTCACCGCCCTCGCCGCCGGAGCGGCCGCCCTGTTCACGCTCACCGCATGCTCCGGAGGCGGCCCCGGCGGCACTTATTACTATGACGGCGACAGTGCCCCCATTGGCCGCCTTGTCATCGACGGCGAGAATGTCACCTTCGAAACGTTCAGGTGCATCGGTGGCTCCGAGAGTCACAACGAAAGCAAGGGCGTGCTCAGCGAGGAGGGGAACAGCGTCTCGTGGACGGAGGAGGGCCGTTACGAGGGTTCGGACCCGCTCGTCGCGAACTCCGACGGCGATGTCGTGACGTTGGGCAAGACCACCTTCTCGAAGGAGGGCAGCGACGCCGCGCAGGAGCTGATCGACGATTTCGAGAAGCTGTGCACCAAGCGGGACTCCAACTGGAAGAACCCCCTCTAGCACTGACCCTTCCCCGAACCGAGCGAGTTCGGAGAAGGCCCGGTGAACAGCGCTCGGCGAGGCCGTCACCCTCGCCGAGCCGTCACTGAGGGGCGGTCTCCGCTACTCGACGGGAGCCACGCCCACCGGGCAGGAGAGACCCGTTCCGGCGATGCCGCAGTAACCGTTGGGGTTCTTGCTGTCCGAGAGGTACTGCTGGTGGTAGTCCTCGGCGAAGTAGAAGTCGCCCGCGGCGGTGACCTCGGTGGTGATGGGGCCGTAGCCGGCGGACGTCAGGACGGTCTGGTAGGCGTCGCGGGAGGCTTCGGCGGCCTCGCGCTGGACGTCGTCGCGGTAGAAGATCGCGGAGCGGTACTGGGTGCCGACGTCGTTGCCCTGGCGCATGCCCTGGGTGGGGTCGTGGGCCTCCCAGAAGACGCGCAGGAGGTCGGTGTAGGAGACCCTGGACGGGTCGTAGACGACCCGGACGGTCTCGGTGTGGCCGGTCAGGCCGCTGCAGACCTCTTCGTAGGTGGGGTTGGGCGTGTAGCCGCCCTCGTAGCCGGCGGCGGTCGAGACGACGCCGGGGGTCTGCCAGAACTTGCGTTCGGCGCCCCAGAAGCAGCCGAGGGCGAACTCGGCGATCTCGACGCCGTCGGGGTAGGGCGGGGCGAGCGGGGCGTCGAGGACGTCGTGGCGCGGCGGCACCGGGATGGGCTCGTCCCTGCCGGGCAGTGCCTTCTCCGCGGAGACCATCTGGGTCTTGGCTAGGCCGAACATGCCTCCAGGTTAGCTCTTCGGGACCGACGTCAGCGGACTCTGTGGAGCGGATGCCCGGGAACGGCTAAAGTGCCGGGCGTCACATCGCGATTCGAGGAGTTCCGTTGCGCGTGCTCAGCGTCACTGTGTTGGGGGGCGCCCTCATCGCCGCGGGGTTGGCGGTGCCCGCCGCCGGCGAGGCCACGACGGGCGGGCACGGCGGCGTCACGCTGGAACCGGGCATGGCGCGGCCCGGTGACGAGGTGAAGGTGTCGGTGCCCGGGTGCGGCGCGGGGACGGTGACGTCCCCGGCGTTCGCGCGGGTGCGGCTGGACGAGGGCGTGGCGTCGGTGGCCGTGCGGGCGGGCACCGAGTCCGGCACTCACACGGTGCGGGTGCAGTGCGATGGGCGGACGTTCACCGGTGCGTTCCGCGTGACGAGCCGGCTCACGTGGCCGCCGCTGCTCCCGAGCCGCTGAGGGCGGCGCCGGGAGCGGCGGCGGGCGGACGGCTCAGCGGGGCTCGTGGTCGCCCGGCGACGGCTC
The nucleotide sequence above comes from Actinomadura algeriensis. Encoded proteins:
- the msrA gene encoding peptide-methionine (S)-S-oxide reductase MsrA — protein: MFGLAKTQMVSAEKALPGRDEPIPVPPRHDVLDAPLAPPYPDGVEIAEFALGCFWGAERKFWQTPGVVSTAAGYEGGYTPNPTYEEVCSGLTGHTETVRVVYDPSRVSYTDLLRVFWEAHDPTQGMRQGNDVGTQYRSAIFYRDDVQREAAEASRDAYQTVLTSAGYGPITTEVTAAGDFYFAEDYHQQYLSDSKNPNGYCGIAGTGLSCPVGVAPVE